In the genome of Deinococcus deserti VCD115, one region contains:
- a CDS encoding peroxidase-related enzyme codes for MNRISWLEVPDEHSAPEGVRKLWGKAEANLGFVPNVFRAQALNGEQFLAWWNYFNLLVNKEGQLSNTDRELLAVVVSGMNRCVYCAVSHGAALREYSADPVLADTVAINWRHANLGARERAMCAYAEKLTRTPEAMTQEDLTPLRQAGLSDPQILELVQVVGMFNMTNRISSALGFAPNAEYHAQARPDSQS; via the coding sequence ATGAACCGAATTTCCTGGCTGGAGGTGCCTGACGAGCACAGCGCTCCTGAGGGCGTGCGCAAACTGTGGGGCAAGGCTGAAGCCAACCTGGGGTTTGTGCCCAACGTCTTCCGGGCTCAGGCACTGAATGGCGAGCAGTTCCTCGCATGGTGGAACTATTTCAATCTACTGGTCAATAAGGAAGGTCAGCTCTCCAACACCGACCGCGAGCTGCTGGCCGTGGTCGTCAGCGGGATGAACCGCTGTGTGTACTGCGCGGTCTCGCATGGAGCAGCCCTCAGGGAATACAGCGCTGATCCCGTGCTGGCCGACACCGTGGCTATCAACTGGCGTCACGCGAATCTTGGGGCCCGCGAGCGGGCCATGTGTGCCTACGCAGAAAAACTGACCCGCACCCCAGAGGCCATGACCCAGGAGGACCTGACGCCATTGCGCCAGGCCGGACTCAGTGACCCGCAGATTCTGGAACTCGTGCAGGTGGTGGGCATGTTCAATATGACGAATCGGATCAGCAGCGCACTGGGATTTGCGCCAAATGCCGAGTATCACGCCCAGGCCCGCCCAGACAGTCAGAGCTGA
- the ffh gene encoding signal recognition particle protein has translation MFEALGNKLQDILDRVGRESKLTEAQVKAAMREIRMALLEADVNFGVAKDFVARVSEKAVGQEVLGSLNAGQTVVKLVHDELIETLGGKAAQPELKSEGNVWFMVGLQGAGKTTSTGKLAAHYKSKGRRVLLVAADTQRPAARDQLEVLAKQVGVPVLKVNDGETPQETRRRLDEHLKTDFRDLVIVDTAGRLQIDEALMDQLANLQSELQPTETLLVVDAMTGQEALNVAQTFDQRVNLSGLVVTKMDGDARGGASLSARSVTGKPIYFAGTSEKLTGLEPFYPDRVAGRILGMGDVLGLIERAQQADLKAMEVKKPGDFDLEDLLTQLRQIRKMGPLGELMKLIPGMSRALPEGFNIDEKQIQRIDAMISSMTLKERQNPKIIDGRRRKRIAAGSGHTVQDINRLLKMHEQMKDMMKMLQRMSGPGAKGMKPPRTPGGPQAFKR, from the coding sequence ATGTTTGAGGCGCTGGGCAACAAGTTGCAGGACATCCTGGACCGCGTAGGGCGCGAGAGCAAACTCACCGAGGCGCAGGTTAAGGCTGCCATGCGCGAAATCCGCATGGCCCTGCTGGAAGCAGACGTCAATTTTGGGGTGGCCAAGGACTTTGTGGCCCGGGTCAGTGAAAAGGCTGTCGGGCAGGAAGTGCTGGGCAGCCTGAATGCCGGTCAGACCGTGGTTAAGCTGGTTCACGACGAGCTTATTGAGACCCTGGGCGGCAAGGCGGCCCAGCCAGAGCTGAAAAGCGAAGGCAATGTGTGGTTCATGGTGGGCCTGCAGGGTGCCGGTAAAACCACCAGTACCGGCAAGCTGGCCGCGCATTACAAGAGCAAGGGGCGCCGCGTGCTGCTGGTCGCCGCTGACACCCAGCGTCCGGCCGCACGGGACCAGCTGGAAGTCCTGGCCAAACAGGTAGGCGTGCCGGTCCTGAAGGTCAATGATGGCGAGACCCCCCAGGAAACGCGCCGCCGTCTGGACGAGCATCTCAAAACTGACTTCCGTGACCTGGTCATCGTGGATACGGCTGGTCGCCTGCAGATTGACGAAGCGCTGATGGATCAGCTTGCCAATCTCCAGAGTGAGTTGCAGCCCACTGAGACCCTGCTGGTCGTGGACGCCATGACCGGCCAGGAAGCCCTGAACGTGGCCCAGACCTTCGACCAGCGGGTGAACCTGTCTGGTCTGGTCGTCACCAAGATGGACGGAGACGCCCGCGGCGGCGCCTCCCTGTCGGCACGCAGCGTCACCGGAAAGCCGATCTACTTTGCTGGCACCAGCGAGAAGCTGACCGGACTGGAGCCTTTCTACCCTGACCGGGTCGCGGGTCGCATCCTGGGCATGGGCGACGTGCTGGGACTGATCGAGCGGGCGCAGCAGGCTGACCTTAAGGCCATGGAAGTCAAGAAACCGGGCGATTTCGACCTGGAAGACCTTCTGACCCAACTGCGGCAGATTCGTAAGATGGGCCCGCTGGGCGAGCTGATGAAACTGATCCCTGGGATGAGCCGCGCCCTGCCTGAAGGTTTCAACATCGACGAGAAGCAGATTCAGCGCATCGACGCGATGATCAGCTCCATGACCCTGAAAGAGCGCCAGAACCCGAAGATCATTGACGGCAGGCGCCGCAAGCGGATTGCCGCGGGCAGCGGACACACTGTTCAGGACATCAACAGGCTGCTCAAAATGCATGAGCAGATGAAGGACATGATGAAAATGCTGCAGCGCATGAGTGGTCCTGGCGCTAAAGGCATGAAGCCGCCACGCACGCCTGGAGGCCCACAGGCCTTCAAACGTTGA
- a CDS encoding tyrosine-type recombinase/integrase: MTGKGEGRAKGRQGWHAGNMEELPSGRIRWRVRVQYPDGTKERRSGTARTKTEAQRAIITAQKEAQEGKRPVSDTLTVGEMVTEYMRAKGATWSQRTALNNDALYTRHVLPELAHLKAAGIDARRLRAYFEWLSEKRPTPDGEGVRPPLGYSGQRQIHVLLSGAYKRAIADGLLRDNPATYARPLSPTKGGTVRAAKVKYFDPEELGRFIEAALKDRWALPLAFLALTGLRIGECLALTWADVQKDKTGADFVEVSKTRSEFEGTYYTGGPKTAAGVRRVYLGGDALALIEDMRRRVKIEARAEGYQGEGLKDHAPVFPSVDGRPMRQDSLRQIMRRTCEVAGVPLLSPHALRHSTGTYLISRGHDPVSVAALLGHAQVSTTLNIYAHALPEKLRGLGYGLADLRGDAGPAVQEGVTKTGEEETVKGAVPLRRKTRKAGPRRKG; this comes from the coding sequence ATGACAGGGAAGGGCGAAGGCCGGGCGAAAGGGCGACAGGGCTGGCACGCCGGGAACATGGAAGAGCTGCCCTCTGGCCGCATCCGGTGGCGCGTGCGGGTGCAGTACCCGGACGGCACGAAGGAAAGGCGCAGCGGCACGGCCAGGACGAAGACGGAAGCGCAGCGGGCCATTATCACCGCGCAGAAAGAAGCGCAGGAAGGCAAGCGGCCCGTCTCGGACACGCTGACCGTGGGTGAGATGGTCACGGAGTACATGCGGGCGAAAGGGGCCACCTGGTCGCAACGGACAGCCCTGAATAACGACGCCCTGTATACGCGCCACGTCCTGCCGGAGCTTGCCCACCTGAAAGCGGCAGGCATAGACGCCCGGCGCTTACGGGCTTACTTCGAGTGGCTGAGCGAGAAGCGACCCACGCCGGACGGTGAGGGCGTGCGGCCCCCCCTGGGCTACTCAGGACAGAGACAGATTCACGTTCTGCTGTCCGGCGCGTACAAGCGGGCTATAGCGGATGGCCTGCTGAGAGACAACCCGGCAACATACGCCCGGCCCCTGTCCCCCACGAAGGGCGGGACGGTCAGGGCAGCGAAGGTGAAGTACTTTGATCCGGAAGAGCTGGGGCGCTTTATCGAAGCGGCGCTGAAAGACAGGTGGGCGCTGCCGCTGGCCTTCCTGGCCCTGACAGGCTTACGGATTGGGGAATGCCTGGCCTTGACCTGGGCGGACGTGCAGAAAGACAAGACAGGCGCGGACTTCGTGGAAGTCTCGAAGACCCGCAGCGAGTTTGAAGGCACGTATTACACGGGAGGGCCTAAGACCGCTGCAGGGGTGCGCCGGGTGTACCTGGGGGGGGACGCGCTGGCCCTGATCGAAGACATGCGGCGAAGAGTGAAGATCGAAGCGCGGGCGGAAGGCTACCAGGGGGAAGGACTGAAAGACCATGCTCCGGTCTTCCCCTCTGTGGATGGACGGCCCATGCGACAGGACTCATTACGGCAGATCATGCGCCGTACGTGTGAAGTCGCCGGCGTGCCGCTACTGTCCCCTCACGCCCTGAGGCACAGCACAGGGACCTACCTCATATCGCGAGGCCATGACCCGGTGAGCGTGGCGGCGCTGCTGGGTCACGCTCAGGTGTCTACTACCCTGAACATTTACGCCCACGCCCTGCCGGAGAAGTTGCGGGGCCTGGGGTACGGCCTGGCAGACCTGAGGGGGGACGCGGGGCCAGCGGTGCAGGAAGGGGTCACGAAGACCGGCGAAGAAGAGACTGTAAAAGGTGCGGTCCCCCTTCGCCGGAAGACACGGAAGGCTGGCCCACGCCGAAAAGGGTAG
- a CDS encoding helix-turn-helix domain-containing protein: protein MNDEVRAKVDTRLHEKHMTRADLARALGKTPQEISRALNGGPRGGSVPPLWAAILEALDLRLTVETGREVQVGERDL, encoded by the coding sequence ATGAATGACGAAGTGAGGGCGAAGGTGGACACCCGGTTACACGAGAAGCACATGACACGTGCTGATCTAGCCCGCGCTCTGGGAAAAACACCTCAGGAGATCAGCCGAGCGTTAAATGGTGGCCCGCGTGGGGGAAGCGTCCCTCCCCTCTGGGCCGCGATTCTCGAAGCCTTAGACCTTCGCCTGACGGTGGAAACGGGCCGAGAAGTGCAGGTGGGGGAGAGAGACCTATGA